GCCGTCACGCCCGCACAGGGAAGCGTCGCCGCCTGCTCCCACGAGAGATGATCGGGCACGCGGATGACGCCTCGCTCGGGAAGGAGCGCCCTCTGCGTGAGCATTCCATCGAGCGGGCCGCCGAGCGTCGTGCGAAGGCGCTCGTGGCTGGGCTCGCCGGCTTCCCAGCTCTGGTTGAAGATGCCGGCGACGCGGTCGCCCACCTGCACGCGGGTGACACCGTCGCCAATGGCGATCACTTCGCCCGCGCCGTCCGAGAGCGGGACAAAGGGGAGCGCCAGACGCGGGTTGTACTTGCCCTGCACCATGAGCCAGTCGCGGTAGTTGAGCGAGCAGGCCTTCACGGCAACGACCACTTCGCCCGGATCGGGCGTGGGATCGGGGCTCTGGACCTGTTTGAGGTTCTCCAGCCCCCATTTGCCGTCGATGATGTAGCGCTGCATGGCATTCCTCCCGCCGAAGCTCGGTTCGGGGCCAGCTATAGCACACCCACTGGAAGCCCCACACCCGGATGGTTAAATTGAGAGTATGGGCGAGCGCTTCAAACGCTGGTGGTCCGGTCCGAGTCCGCGTCTTCGGGTGGCGCGGACGGCGGTGCTTGTCCTGATCCTCTCACCCCTTATGGCGGCCTGTTCCATCATGTTCTTTGAACGACAACTGATTTTCTATCCGACAAAAACCGGGCGCTGGGAACTGGAGCGTCTGCCCCGTCCGGCGGGCGCGCCGGCTGCAGTGGTCGAAGACGTCTTCTTCGAAGCCGAAGACGGCGTGCGCCTTCACGGCTGGTACGCGGCCGACCCTGCGACGCCCACTGACCGGGTGCTGCTCTACTTCCACGGCAACGCGGGCAATCTCTCGGACCGCTGGGAATTCGTGCTAGGGCTGCTCACGCTGCCGGCGCGGGTGTTCATCATCGACTACCGCGGCTATGGCAGAAGCGAGGGGAGCCCCTCAGAGGAGGGACTCTACGAGGACGCCGACGCGGCCTGGCGCTATCTCACGCTGAAGCGCGGTCACGACCCAGGCGACATCGTGCTGTTTGGAAAATCCCTGGGCGGCGCACCCGCGACCTATCTGGCAGCGAAGGTTCCGGCCGGCGGCCTCATCGCGCAGTCGACCTTCACCTCGATTCCCGATGTGGCGACCTACCACTTTCCGATCGTTCCCAAGTTCCTGATCGGAACGAAGATGGCCTCAATTGCGCGCATCGCAAAGGCGA
The Chrysiogenia bacterium genome window above contains:
- a CDS encoding alpha/beta hydrolase yields the protein MFFERQLIFYPTKTGRWELERLPRPAGAPAAVVEDVFFEAEDGVRLHGWYAADPATPTDRVLLYFHGNAGNLSDRWEFVLGLLTLPARVFIIDYRGYGRSEGSPSEEGLYEDADAAWRYLTLKRGHDPGDIVLFGKSLGGAPATYLAAKVPAGGLIAQSTFTSIPDVATYHFPIVPKFLIGTKMASIARIAKAKMPKLIVHSPADEVIPYELGRRLYEAAAEPKQFYEVPGAGHNETALVGGAAYWNALREFVRSL